The proteins below are encoded in one region of Buttiauxella gaviniae:
- the asnS gene encoding asparagine--tRNA ligase, translated as MSVVPVADVLQGRVAVDQEVTVRGWVRTRRDSKAGISFLAVYDGSCFSPVQAVINNSLPNYNDDVLRLTTGCSVVVTGKVVESLGQGQSFEIQATDVEVTGWVDDPDTYPMAAKRHSIEYLREVAHLRPRTNMIGAVARVRHTLAQALHRFFHEQGYFWVSTPLITASDTEGAGEMFRVSTLDLENLPRTDAGKIDFDKDFFGKEAFLTVSGQLNGETYACALSKVYTFGPTFRAENSNTSRHLAEFWMLEPEVAFADLNDVAGLAEAMLKYVFKAVLDERMDDMQFFAERVDKDAVERLQRFIEADFAQVDYTDAVTILENCGQKFENPVYWGVDLSSEHERYLAEQHFKAPVVVKNYPKDIKAFYMRLNEDGKTVAAMDVLAPGIGEIIGGSQREERLDVLDARMAEMGLNKEDYWWYRDLRRYGTVPHSGFGLGFERLIAYVTGVQNVRDVIPFPRTPRNANF; from the coding sequence ATGAGCGTTGTGCCTGTAGCCGACGTACTCCAGGGCCGCGTAGCCGTTGACCAAGAAGTCACCGTGCGCGGATGGGTGCGTACTCGTAGAGATTCAAAAGCTGGTATCTCCTTCCTCGCCGTCTATGACGGTTCCTGCTTCTCTCCTGTACAGGCCGTCATTAATAATTCTCTACCTAATTACAATGATGACGTACTGCGCCTGACCACCGGCTGCTCCGTTGTGGTCACCGGTAAAGTTGTAGAGTCTCTCGGTCAGGGCCAGAGCTTTGAAATCCAGGCCACCGACGTGGAAGTCACCGGTTGGGTTGACGATCCGGATACTTACCCAATGGCGGCAAAACGCCACAGCATTGAATATCTGCGTGAAGTTGCCCACTTGCGTCCGCGCACCAACATGATTGGCGCTGTCGCTCGCGTGCGTCATACCCTTGCGCAAGCATTGCACCGGTTCTTCCATGAGCAGGGTTATTTCTGGGTTTCTACTCCGCTGATTACCGCCTCTGATACCGAAGGCGCAGGCGAGATGTTCCGCGTTTCTACGCTCGACCTCGAAAACCTGCCGCGCACCGATGCAGGTAAAATTGATTTCGATAAAGACTTCTTTGGTAAAGAAGCGTTCCTGACCGTATCCGGCCAGTTGAACGGCGAAACCTATGCGTGTGCGTTGTCCAAGGTTTATACCTTCGGCCCAACTTTCCGCGCAGAAAACTCCAACACCAGCCGCCACCTGGCGGAGTTCTGGATGCTCGAGCCAGAAGTGGCTTTTGCTGACCTGAACGACGTAGCAGGCCTGGCTGAAGCGATGCTGAAGTATGTCTTTAAAGCCGTACTGGACGAGCGCATGGATGATATGCAGTTCTTCGCCGAGCGCGTTGACAAAGATGCAGTGGAACGTTTACAGCGCTTCATCGAAGCTGACTTTGCCCAGGTTGATTACACCGACGCGGTTACAATTCTTGAAAACTGTGGTCAGAAATTCGAGAACCCCGTTTACTGGGGCGTAGATCTCTCCTCCGAGCATGAACGTTATCTTGCTGAGCAGCACTTCAAAGCGCCAGTGGTAGTGAAAAACTATCCGAAAGATATTAAGGCGTTCTATATGCGCCTTAACGAAGACGGTAAAACCGTTGCCGCAATGGACGTATTAGCGCCGGGTATCGGTGAAATCATCGGGGGTTCTCAGCGTGAAGAGCGTCTGGATGTGCTGGATGCGCGTATGGCTGAGATGGGTCTGAATAAAGAAGACTACTGGTGGTACCGCGATCTGCGTCGTTACGGCACTGTTCCGCACTCCGGTTTCGGTCTTGGTTTTGAGCGTCTGATTGCCTATGTGACCGGCGTTCAGAACGTTCGTGATGTGATTCCATTCCCACGCACACCACGCAACGCGAACTTCTAA
- a CDS encoding porin: MMKRNILAVVIPALLVAGAANAAEIYNKNGNKLDFYGKAVGEHQWTTEGKSNNNDSTYARVGFKGETQINDQMTGYGQWEYNMNASNAEGAQSTATRLAFAGLKFGDAGSLDYGRNYGAIYDVAAYTDMLVVWGGDSWAATDNFMNGRTTGVLTYRNSNFFGLVDGLAFAVQYQGKNERSNPIAATYNEDGSVKTIGYGGNGAKANGEGVSTAVTYDLGEGFSVAAGYENADRTDEQVAAGNSANWASANGSRAEAWSTAAKYDANNVYAAVMYAETQNMTREADNNFANKTQNIEAVVQYQFDFGLRPSVGYVQSKGKDLKARGGFGGGDADLVKYVEVGAWYYFNKNMNVYAAYQFNLLDDNSYTAQSDVNTNDLATVGIVYQF; encoded by the coding sequence ATGATGAAGCGCAATATTCTGGCAGTGGTTATCCCTGCTCTGCTGGTAGCCGGTGCAGCTAACGCTGCAGAAATCTATAACAAAAACGGCAACAAACTGGACTTCTACGGTAAAGCTGTAGGTGAGCATCAGTGGACAACTGAAGGCAAAAGCAATAACAACGACAGCACCTATGCCCGTGTTGGCTTCAAAGGTGAAACCCAGATCAATGACCAGATGACTGGTTACGGTCAGTGGGAATACAACATGAACGCTTCCAATGCGGAAGGCGCTCAAAGCACTGCAACCCGTCTGGCATTTGCTGGTCTGAAATTTGGTGATGCAGGCTCCCTGGATTACGGCCGTAACTACGGTGCAATCTACGATGTAGCTGCTTACACTGATATGCTGGTTGTATGGGGCGGCGACTCTTGGGCTGCTACCGACAACTTCATGAACGGCCGTACTACTGGCGTTCTGACCTATCGTAACAGCAACTTCTTCGGTCTGGTTGATGGTCTGGCATTTGCAGTTCAATACCAAGGCAAAAACGAGCGTAGCAACCCAATTGCAGCTACCTATAACGAAGATGGTTCCGTTAAAACTATCGGTTACGGCGGCAACGGCGCTAAAGCGAACGGCGAAGGCGTAAGCACCGCGGTAACTTATGACTTGGGCGAAGGCTTCAGCGTTGCAGCTGGTTATGAAAATGCTGACCGTACTGATGAGCAAGTTGCTGCTGGCAACAGCGCTAACTGGGCAAGCGCTAACGGTAGCCGTGCTGAAGCATGGTCAACCGCTGCTAAATACGATGCAAACAACGTATACGCTGCAGTTATGTATGCTGAAACTCAGAACATGACTCGTGAAGCTGACAACAACTTCGCAAACAAAACTCAGAACATCGAAGCTGTGGTTCAATACCAATTCGACTTCGGCCTGCGTCCATCTGTAGGTTACGTGCAGTCTAAAGGTAAAGACCTGAAAGCACGCGGTGGCTTCGGCGGCGGCGATGCTGACCTGGTTAAATACGTAGAAGTGGGTGCATGGTACTACTTCAACAAAAACATGAACGTATACGCTGCATACCAGTTCAACCTGCTGGACGACAACAGCTACACTGCTCAGTCTGATGTTAATACTAACGATCTGGCAACTGTTGGTATCGTTTACCAGTTCTAA
- a CDS encoding amino acid aminotransferase, with the protein MFENITAAPADPILGLADLFRADDRPTKINLGIGVYKDETGKTPVLTSVKKAELYLLENENTKNYLGIDGIPEFGRCTQELLFGKGNALSASKRARTAQTPGGTGALRVAADFLAKNTTTQRVWVSNPSWPNHKSVFNSAGLEVCEYDYYDAQNHSLNFEGLINSLQAAQAGDVVLFHGCCHNPTGIDPTAEQWKVLAEMSQAKGWLPLFDFAYQGFARGLEEDAEGLRIFAASHQELIVASSYSKNFGLYNERVGACTLVAADANTVDRAFSQMKSVIRANYSNPPAHGASVVATILSNEALRTIWEQELSDMRQRIHRMRQLFVNTLQEKGANRDFSFIINQNGMFSFSGLTKEQVLRLREEFGVYAVASGRVNVAGMTPDNMAPLCEAIVAVL; encoded by the coding sequence ATGTTTGAGAACATTACCGCTGCCCCAGCCGATCCCATTCTGGGTTTGGCCGATCTGTTTCGCGCCGATGACCGTCCGACAAAAATTAACCTCGGCATTGGTGTTTATAAAGATGAAACGGGTAAAACGCCGGTTTTGACCAGCGTTAAAAAAGCAGAGCTTTATCTGCTGGAAAATGAGAACACCAAGAACTATCTCGGTATTGACGGTATCCCAGAATTTGGCCGTTGCACCCAGGAATTACTGTTCGGGAAAGGTAACGCGCTGAGTGCATCCAAACGCGCTCGCACTGCACAAACGCCAGGCGGCACCGGTGCCCTGCGTGTGGCTGCAGATTTCCTCGCTAAAAACACCACCACGCAACGTGTTTGGGTGAGCAATCCTAGCTGGCCGAACCATAAGAGTGTCTTTAACTCTGCCGGTTTAGAAGTGTGCGAATATGATTATTATGACGCCCAGAACCACTCTCTGAATTTCGAGGGTCTGATCAACAGCCTGCAAGCTGCCCAGGCGGGCGACGTGGTGCTGTTCCACGGATGCTGCCATAACCCAACCGGTATCGATCCAACGGCTGAACAGTGGAAAGTGTTGGCAGAAATGTCACAGGCTAAGGGTTGGCTGCCGCTGTTCGACTTCGCCTATCAGGGCTTTGCTCGCGGTCTGGAAGAAGATGCCGAAGGTCTGCGTATCTTTGCCGCAAGCCATCAAGAGCTGATTGTTGCCAGTTCCTATTCTAAGAACTTTGGCCTCTACAATGAGCGCGTAGGCGCCTGTACGCTGGTTGCTGCGGATGCCAATACCGTCGACCGTGCGTTCAGCCAAATGAAATCTGTGATTCGTGCAAACTACTCTAACCCACCAGCCCACGGTGCTTCCGTTGTTGCCACAATCCTGAGCAACGAGGCCCTGCGTACTATCTGGGAGCAAGAGCTGTCCGACATGCGTCAGCGCATTCACCGTATGCGTCAGCTGTTCGTGAATACTCTGCAAGAGAAAGGGGCGAACCGTGACTTTAGCTTTATCATCAACCAGAACGGCATGTTCTCGTTCAGCGGCCTAACCAAAGAGCAGGTGCTGCGTTTACGTGAAGAGTTTGGTGTATATGCCGTAGCATCCGGGCGCGTCAACGTTGCAGGCATGACGCCTGACAATATGGCCCCGCTGTGTGAAGCGATTGTCGCTGTACTGTAA
- a CDS encoding MBL fold metallo-hydrolase, producing MNYHIIPVTAFGQNCSLIWCEETQQAALVDPGGEAEKIKQQVAAKGVTLTQILLTHGHLDHVGAAAELAEHYGVPVVGPEKEDEFWLQGLPAQSQMFGLEECLPLTPDRWLNEGETVSVGNVTLQVLHCPGHTPGHVVFFDAQSQLLISGDVIFKGGVGRSDFPRGDHAALIDSIKRKLLPLGDDVTFIPGHGPLSTLGYERLHNPFLQDELPVW from the coding sequence ATGAACTATCACATTATTCCGGTCACCGCTTTCGGCCAAAACTGTTCGCTGATTTGGTGTGAAGAAACTCAACAGGCAGCGCTGGTTGACCCAGGCGGTGAAGCTGAAAAGATCAAGCAGCAGGTTGCGGCGAAAGGCGTAACGCTAACGCAGATCCTGTTAACGCATGGTCATCTTGACCACGTAGGTGCGGCGGCTGAACTGGCTGAGCATTACGGCGTACCCGTGGTTGGGCCGGAAAAAGAAGACGAATTTTGGTTGCAGGGTCTACCTGCGCAGAGCCAGATGTTTGGCCTTGAAGAGTGCTTGCCGTTGACGCCTGACCGTTGGCTAAATGAGGGTGAGACGGTTTCAGTAGGGAATGTCACTTTACAGGTGTTGCATTGCCCGGGCCACACGCCAGGCCACGTCGTTTTCTTTGACGCGCAATCCCAGTTACTGATTTCCGGTGATGTGATTTTCAAAGGCGGAGTGGGGCGTAGCGATTTCCCACGGGGTGACCACGCGGCGTTAATCGATTCTATTAAACGTAAGCTGCTGCCGCTGGGCGATGATGTGACGTTTATTCCAGGTCACGGGCCGTTGTCTACGCTTGGCTACGAGCGACTGCACAATCCGTTCCTGCAGGACGAATTACCGGTCTGGTAA
- a CDS encoding DUF882 domain-containing protein: protein MDKFDANRRKLLALGGVALGAALLPKQAFATLSTPRPRILTLNNLHTGESLKAEFFDGKGYIQDELARLNHFFRDFRANKIKSIDPKLFDQLYRLQGLLGTNKPVQLVSGYRSLDTNNELRAHSRGVAKKSYHTKGQAMDFHIEGISLSNVRKAALSMRAGGVGYYPSSNFVHIDTGPLRHW from the coding sequence ATGGACAAATTTGACGCAAACCGCCGCAAGCTGCTGGCGTTGGGTGGCGTGGCTTTAGGTGCCGCTCTGCTCCCAAAGCAAGCGTTTGCCACACTCTCAACACCGCGCCCGCGCATTCTGACTCTTAATAACCTGCATACAGGCGAGTCACTGAAAGCCGAATTTTTCGATGGTAAAGGCTATATTCAGGACGAATTAGCAAGGCTCAATCATTTCTTCCGTGATTTTCGCGCGAATAAGATTAAATCCATCGACCCGAAATTATTCGACCAGCTTTACCGCCTGCAGGGTTTATTAGGAACCAATAAACCGGTGCAGTTGGTATCCGGCTATCGTTCCCTGGATACGAACAATGAACTCCGCGCCCATAGTCGAGGTGTAGCGAAAAAGAGCTATCACACCAAAGGCCAGGCGATGGATTTCCATATTGAAGGGATTTCGTTAAGCAATGTTCGCAAAGCAGCATTATCTATGCGCGCGGGTGGTGTAGGATACTACCCAAGCAGCAACTTTGTGCATATTGATACCGGGCCACTAAGGCACTGGTAA
- the ldtD gene encoding L,D-transpeptidase, with amino-acid sequence MLLKKLHGFRLSALTFGLALSFAPLFMAQADEPAVVPSDSSAVSIEPGSSPEQPLPQSAATASMVGALPLDSTGMSAAQSRSQLVAHLPAGYTPVYLNALSAFYAAREMKPMWENRDAVKAFQQQLAEVAISGIQPQFTTWVELLTDPSVTGLARDVVLSDAMMGYLQFVYGIPTEGNRWLYSSRPYKMQTPPISVINQWQVAVDQGTLVSFVETLAPQHPQYAKLHQSLVHLLSDSRPWPQLTGSETLRPGQWSNDVPALREILARTGMLQAEPAIPLPEREGASTASVAVSPSAIQVDSEQVVQKTPDAVAGKKKKSTPAVRSAYSKELVEGVKRFQKWQGLGVDGSIGQLTRNWLNVTPQQRASLVALNIQRLRLLPKKLDTGIMVNIPNYSLSYYLNGNEVLASRVIVGRPDRKTPMMSSALNNVVVNPPWNVPPTLARNDILPKVHQDPGYLDRHGYSVLRGWSNNAEAIDPWRVDWGTITASNLPFRFQQKPGAQNSLGRYKFNMPSSDAIYLHDTPNHNLFQKDARALSSGCVRVNKASELANMLLQDAGWNDARISSQLKDGSTKYVNIRQTIPVNLYYLTAFVGDDGRTQYRTDIYNYDLTARSGAQILSKAELLIR; translated from the coding sequence ATGTTGCTTAAAAAATTGCACGGTTTTCGACTGTCAGCGCTGACGTTTGGGCTGGCACTCAGTTTCGCTCCACTGTTTATGGCGCAGGCAGATGAACCCGCGGTGGTTCCATCTGACAGTTCTGCGGTAAGCATTGAACCTGGTAGCTCGCCTGAGCAGCCATTACCACAATCAGCGGCGACCGCCAGTATGGTGGGCGCTTTGCCGCTGGACTCCACCGGCATGTCTGCTGCACAAAGCCGCTCTCAACTGGTTGCCCATTTGCCTGCGGGATACACGCCCGTTTATCTCAATGCGCTCTCGGCATTCTATGCTGCTCGCGAAATGAAACCGATGTGGGAGAACCGCGACGCGGTTAAGGCTTTCCAGCAACAGCTCGCTGAAGTGGCTATTTCAGGTATCCAGCCGCAGTTTACCACCTGGGTTGAGCTGCTTACCGATCCTTCTGTTACCGGTTTAGCGCGTGATGTCGTTTTATCCGACGCGATGATGGGTTATCTGCAATTTGTCTATGGTATCCCGACCGAAGGCAACCGCTGGCTGTACAGCTCCAGACCTTACAAAATGCAGACCCCACCCATCTCTGTGATTAACCAATGGCAGGTGGCGGTCGATCAGGGAACATTAGTCAGCTTTGTTGAGACATTGGCCCCGCAGCATCCGCAATACGCCAAACTGCATCAGTCGCTGGTGCATTTGTTAAGCGATTCTCGTCCGTGGCCGCAGTTGACCGGGAGCGAAACATTGCGTCCCGGTCAGTGGAGCAATGACGTTCCAGCCCTGCGCGAAATTCTCGCCCGCACCGGCATGCTGCAAGCGGAGCCTGCGATTCCGTTGCCAGAACGAGAGGGGGCATCGACGGCAAGCGTGGCGGTCAGTCCATCAGCCATTCAGGTTGATAGCGAACAGGTGGTTCAAAAGACTCCCGACGCCGTCGCCGGTAAGAAAAAGAAATCAACCCCAGCCGTGCGCAGCGCTTACAGCAAAGAGCTGGTCGAGGGTGTGAAACGTTTCCAGAAATGGCAGGGATTAGGTGTTGATGGCTCTATTGGGCAGTTAACCCGCAACTGGCTGAATGTGACGCCGCAGCAGCGCGCTTCGCTTGTGGCATTAAATATCCAGCGCCTGCGCCTGCTGCCGAAAAAACTCGATACCGGCATTATGGTTAACATCCCCAACTATTCGCTGAGCTATTACCTGAATGGGAATGAAGTGTTGGCTTCGCGCGTCATCGTTGGGCGCCCGGACCGTAAAACGCCAATGATGAGCAGTGCACTTAATAACGTGGTGGTTAACCCGCCGTGGAATGTGCCGCCGACGCTTGCGCGTAACGACATTTTGCCGAAAGTTCACCAGGACCCGGGCTATCTGGATCGCCATGGTTATAGCGTTCTGCGGGGCTGGAGCAATAATGCAGAAGCGATAGACCCGTGGCGCGTTGACTGGGGCACCATTACTGCCAGCAATCTACCTTTCCGCTTCCAGCAAAAACCAGGGGCGCAGAACTCGTTAGGGCGTTACAAATTTAATATGCCAAGTTCGGATGCGATCTATCTGCATGATACGCCGAATCACAACCTGTTCCAGAAAGATGCGCGAGCGCTAAGTTCGGGCTGTGTCAGGGTTAACAAAGCCTCCGAGCTTGCAAACATGCTCTTGCAAGATGCGGGCTGGAACGATGCCCGGATTTCGAGCCAGCTCAAAGACGGTAGCACCAAATATGTGAATATTCGCCAGACCATTCCGGTGAACCTTTACTACCTCACGGCGTTCGTCGGTGACGATGGGCGCACGCAGTACCGTACAGATATTTACAATTACGATCTCACCGCGCGATCCGGCGCACAAATCCTTTCAAAAGCTGAACTATTGATCCGGTAA
- a CDS encoding MFS transporter: protein MQNNKRLGRQALLFPLCLVLYEFSTYIGNDMIQPGMLAVVEQYNAGIEWVPTSMTAYLAGGMFLQWLLGPLSDRIGRRPVMLTGVVWFIVTCLATLLAQNIEQFTILRFLQGVSLCFIGSVGYAAIQESFEEAVCIKITALMANVALIAPLLGPLVGAAWIHYAPWETMFVLFAALAAFSFFGLHRAMPETATRLGEKLSLRDLGHDYKLVLKNGRFVAGALAIGFVSLPLLAWIAQSPIIIISGEKLSTYEYGLLQVPIFGALIIGNLVLARLTSRRSVRSLIILGGWWIVPGLVVAAVATVVSTHAYLWMTAGLSLYAFGIGLANAGLVRLTLFASDMSKGTVSAAMGMLQMFIFTVGIEVSKHAYLFGGNGLFSLFNLLGGVIWLGLMFMFLKDKSVGNRTDI from the coding sequence ATGCAAAATAACAAACGACTGGGTCGCCAGGCACTGCTGTTCCCGCTGTGCCTGGTACTCTATGAATTTTCTACGTATATCGGCAATGATATGATCCAGCCCGGCATGCTGGCGGTTGTCGAACAATACAACGCGGGAATCGAATGGGTGCCGACCTCTATGACGGCGTATCTGGCAGGCGGCATGTTTTTACAGTGGCTGCTGGGCCCGCTTTCCGACCGTATTGGCCGCCGTCCAGTGATGCTCACCGGCGTGGTGTGGTTTATCGTCACCTGCCTCGCAACGTTGCTGGCGCAAAATATTGAACAATTCACCATTCTGCGGTTCTTGCAGGGGGTGAGCCTGTGCTTCATCGGCTCGGTGGGATACGCGGCGATTCAGGAATCTTTCGAAGAAGCGGTGTGCATTAAAATTACCGCGCTGATGGCGAATGTGGCGTTAATTGCGCCGCTACTTGGCCCGCTGGTTGGGGCCGCCTGGATTCATTACGCGCCGTGGGAAACCATGTTTGTGCTGTTTGCGGCGCTGGCGGCGTTTTCATTCTTCGGGCTACACCGCGCGATGCCGGAAACGGCGACGCGGCTGGGGGAAAAACTCTCGCTGCGCGATTTAGGCCACGACTACAAACTGGTGCTCAAAAATGGTCGTTTTGTCGCGGGGGCGCTGGCGATTGGTTTTGTTAGCTTGCCGCTGCTGGCGTGGATTGCGCAATCCCCGATTATTATCATCAGTGGTGAAAAGCTTTCGACCTATGAGTATGGCCTGTTACAAGTCCCTATCTTTGGGGCATTGATTATCGGTAACCTGGTGCTGGCGCGTTTAACGTCGCGTCGGAGCGTGCGTTCGCTGATCATTCTTGGCGGCTGGTGGATTGTTCCGGGGCTCGTGGTTGCTGCCGTCGCAACCGTTGTGTCAACACATGCCTATTTGTGGATGACTGCAGGGCTGAGTCTCTATGCGTTTGGTATTGGCCTGGCGAACGCAGGGCTGGTGCGCCTGACATTGTTCGCAAGCGATATGAGTAAAGGGACAGTATCGGCAGCGATGGGGATGTTACAGATGTTTATCTTCACCGTGGGTATCGAAGTGAGCAAGCACGCTTATCTGTTTGGCGGCAATGGACTGTTCAGCCTGTTTAATTTGCTGGGCGGTGTTATCTGGCTAGGTTTGATGTTTATGTTCTTAAAAGATAAGAGCGTGGGCAATCGAACAGATATTTAA
- a CDS encoding phosphatase PAP2 family protein produces MTNKTNLLYRLPLRFYLYQFLSLFLLALVFTWLSRDEGLDHLLTGYWFDAATHSFPLQKDRLLDLINHRLIKQIVIAAGVICLLYGIIRRQPRPVLVAVLFGLGALTVGILKATSHHSCPWDLVEYGGKAISYPLFSTVPDGSGPGRCFPGGHSSSGFGVMALFFLFYRERPRLAWGSLVFGIVLGLVMGYGQVMRGAHFFSHNLWAGWWVWLTQVVVYGIVSTGLVKEPKSL; encoded by the coding sequence ATGACAAATAAGACAAACCTGCTTTACCGTCTGCCGCTGCGCTTTTACCTTTATCAGTTCTTGAGCCTGTTTTTGCTCGCATTGGTGTTCACCTGGCTTTCACGGGATGAAGGTTTAGACCATCTGCTGACGGGTTACTGGTTTGACGCGGCAACGCACAGTTTCCCGCTGCAAAAAGATAGGCTGCTGGATTTGATAAACCACCGCCTGATCAAACAAATCGTTATTGCTGCGGGAGTTATCTGTTTGTTGTATGGCATTATTCGCCGCCAGCCGCGCCCCGTATTAGTGGCGGTGCTGTTTGGGCTTGGCGCGTTAACCGTTGGCATCCTGAAAGCCACCAGCCATCACTCTTGCCCGTGGGATTTGGTGGAGTACGGCGGGAAAGCGATTTCCTACCCGCTGTTTAGCACAGTGCCTGACGGCAGCGGGCCCGGGCGATGCTTCCCTGGGGGGCACTCCTCCAGTGGTTTCGGCGTCATGGCGCTGTTTTTCCTGTTTTATCGCGAACGTCCTCGCCTCGCGTGGGGAAGCCTGGTTTTCGGCATCGTACTGGGTCTGGTGATGGGTTATGGCCAGGTGATGCGCGGGGCTCATTTTTTCAGCCACAACCTGTGGGCAGGTTGGTGGGTCTGGTTAACACAAGTGGTGGTGTACGGCATCGTCTCCACAGGGTTGGTTAAGGAACCAAAATCGTTATGA
- the ybjG gene encoding undecaprenyl-diphosphate phosphatase: MIEQLNQTLFLLINATPASPEWLIKLAIFIANELINIVPMLIAILWLWGQPRLMTAQRAVVIKTAMAILISVSLSWIIGHAFPHDRPFVTGFGYNFLHHAPDDSFPSDHGTVIFTFALAFWCWHRVWSGVVLFAIGCAIAWSRVYLGVHWPLDMLGGLLVGLCSCLLAQMLWNGFGARIYARLHQVYRFCFALLIRKGWVRD; encoded by the coding sequence ATGATCGAACAACTCAATCAGACTCTTTTCCTGCTGATTAATGCAACACCTGCGTCACCTGAGTGGCTGATTAAGCTCGCCATTTTTATCGCCAATGAGTTGATTAACATCGTACCGATGCTGATTGCCATTCTCTGGCTGTGGGGGCAACCCCGCCTGATGACCGCTCAGCGTGCGGTAGTGATTAAGACGGCGATGGCGATTCTCATTAGCGTGTCGCTATCATGGATTATCGGCCATGCTTTCCCGCACGACCGGCCCTTTGTCACCGGTTTTGGCTATAACTTCCTGCACCATGCGCCGGACGACTCATTCCCAAGCGATCACGGCACCGTGATTTTCACCTTCGCGCTGGCATTTTGGTGCTGGCATCGCGTGTGGTCAGGCGTTGTGCTCTTTGCCATCGGCTGCGCGATTGCCTGGTCGCGAGTTTATCTTGGCGTGCACTGGCCGTTGGACATGCTTGGCGGTTTGCTGGTGGGGTTATGTTCTTGCCTGTTGGCGCAAATGCTTTGGAACGGTTTTGGTGCGCGGATTTACGCGCGGTTACACCAGGTTTACCGTTTCTGTTTTGCCCTGCTCATCCGTAAAGGTTGGGTGCGTGACTAA
- the deoR gene encoding DNA-binding transcriptional repressor DeoR, whose amino-acid sequence METRRDERINRLIQALKRSDKIHLKEASALLGVSEMTIRRDLSSEPGPVVLLGGYVVLEPRSVTANHYLLSDQKTRRIEEKRHAARLAAARVRRHQTVFFDCGTTTPYIIEALDDELEFTGVCYSLNTFLALQDKPGCRVILSGGEFHASNAIFKPINFQECLNNFCPDIAFFSAAGVHTRHGATCFNLDELPVKHWALSMAQQRILVVDSSKFGKVRAACMGPLSAFDLIISDEKPDAAFVAHAASQNIQLEW is encoded by the coding sequence ATGGAAACCCGGCGCGACGAACGCATCAACCGCCTGATTCAGGCGCTTAAACGCAGCGACAAAATTCATCTTAAAGAAGCGTCCGCTTTACTGGGCGTTTCTGAAATGACCATTCGCCGAGATCTCAGCAGTGAACCCGGCCCCGTCGTGTTATTGGGGGGGTATGTTGTTCTTGAACCCCGCAGCGTCACCGCCAACCACTATCTGTTAAGCGATCAAAAAACCCGCCGTATCGAAGAAAAACGCCATGCTGCGCGCCTTGCCGCAGCACGGGTGCGCCGCCATCAGACAGTATTTTTTGATTGCGGCACCACCACGCCTTACATCATTGAAGCCCTGGATGATGAGCTGGAATTTACCGGCGTGTGTTATTCGTTAAATACTTTTCTGGCGTTGCAGGATAAACCCGGCTGCCGGGTGATTTTAAGCGGGGGCGAATTTCACGCCAGTAATGCGATTTTCAAACCGATTAACTTCCAGGAATGCCTGAACAACTTTTGCCCGGACATCGCTTTTTTCTCGGCGGCAGGCGTCCACACTCGCCACGGAGCCACCTGTTTTAATCTGGATGAATTGCCGGTAAAACACTGGGCATTATCGATGGCGCAGCAGCGTATTCTGGTGGTGGACAGCAGCAAATTCGGCAAAGTACGCGCCGCATGCATGGGGCCACTGTCTGCTTTTGATCTGATTATCAGCGATGAAAAACCCGACGCAGCATTTGTTGCGCATGCCGCGTCGCAGAATATTCAACTCGAGTGGTAA